Proteins encoded together in one Micromonospora auratinigra window:
- a CDS encoding S1C family serine protease, translating to MAVQTGLGEPRGPWFVSPELDPDGRGFWDVPGPERGPDGRGWRGRLLSTLAVVALSAVSGAAAGSWAADRDAPGPAAASAAPVPAELVTAAEKTVPGVVSVMVGGGSGSGAGATGSGFALDQEQHIVTNDHILARGGGGPVTVETSDGRRFTAEVVGREPASDLAVLKVPATAGLPPLPLAKPNSTRVGEPVLAVGSPLGLAGTVTAGIVSALNRQVRIGSGRHTAVQTDASINPGNSGGPLVNARGEVVGVNTAIATIDGSGSIGIGFAIPIDQVQHTADTIIGRGG from the coding sequence ATGGCAGTGCAGACCGGACTCGGTGAGCCGCGCGGTCCGTGGTTCGTCTCGCCGGAGCTGGACCCGGACGGGCGCGGCTTCTGGGACGTACCCGGGCCGGAGCGCGGTCCCGACGGACGCGGCTGGCGCGGCCGGTTGCTGAGCACACTGGCGGTGGTGGCCCTGTCCGCCGTCTCAGGCGCGGCGGCCGGCAGCTGGGCGGCCGACCGGGACGCACCCGGGCCGGCGGCGGCCTCCGCCGCACCGGTGCCGGCGGAGCTGGTCACCGCCGCCGAGAAGACCGTGCCCGGAGTGGTCTCGGTGATGGTCGGCGGCGGCTCCGGCTCCGGTGCCGGGGCAACCGGGTCCGGCTTCGCCCTCGACCAGGAGCAGCACATCGTCACCAACGACCACATCCTGGCCCGGGGCGGCGGGGGACCGGTGACGGTGGAGACCTCGGACGGCCGCCGGTTCACCGCCGAGGTGGTGGGCCGGGAGCCGGCCAGCGACCTGGCGGTGCTCAAGGTCCCCGCGACGGCCGGGCTGCCGCCGTTGCCGCTGGCCAAGCCGAACTCCACCCGGGTGGGGGAGCCGGTGCTGGCCGTCGGCTCGCCGCTCGGGCTGGCCGGCACCGTCACCGCCGGCATCGTCAGCGCGCTCAACCGGCAGGTACGCATCGGCAGCGGCCGGCACACCGCGGTGCAGACCGACGCCTCGATCAACCCGGGCAACTCCGGTGGCCCGCTGGTCAACGCCCGGGGTGAGGTGGTCGGGGTGAACACGGCCATCGCCACCATCGACGGCAGCGGGTCGATCGGCATCGGCTTCGCCATCCCGATCGACCAGGTGCAGCACACCGCCGACACCATCATCGGCCGGGGCGGCTGA
- the arfB gene encoding alternative ribosome rescue aminoacyl-tRNA hydrolase ArfB — MDDGLRVTDRILVPAAELRERFSRSSGPGGQGVNTTDSRVELSFDLAGSPSVPESLRARALDRLANRLVDGVLTVAASEHRAQLANREAARERLAALLREAVAPPPKPRRPTRPSRGAKERRLAEKKRQSQRKRDRRVDGD, encoded by the coding sequence GTGGACGACGGACTGCGGGTGACCGACCGGATCCTGGTCCCCGCCGCCGAGCTGCGGGAGCGGTTCTCCCGCTCGTCCGGGCCGGGCGGGCAGGGGGTCAACACCACCGACTCGCGGGTGGAACTCAGCTTCGACCTGGCCGGCTCGCCCAGCGTGCCCGAGTCGCTGCGGGCCCGCGCCCTGGACCGGCTCGCCAACCGGCTGGTCGACGGCGTGCTGACCGTGGCCGCCAGCGAGCACCGGGCCCAGCTGGCCAACCGGGAGGCCGCCCGCGAGCGGCTGGCCGCGCTGCTGCGGGAGGCGGTCGCGCCACCGCCGAAACCACGCCGTCCCACCCGCCCGTCCCGGGGCGCCAAGGAACGCCGGCTGGCCGAGAAGAAGCGCCAGTCCCAGCGCAAGCGCGACCGCCGGGTGGACGGCGACTGA
- a CDS encoding low temperature requirement protein A, producing MGGLGRIQLAGDGKGVSRLELFLDLIFVFVLLNVTGVTAEQLNPAGLPRGLLLLVLLWWCWAPFAWLGNSVRFDRGAMPVVMFGLSATLFVLGLTVREAFLDRPGGLSGPVVFALGYAVVRVTPLAVATRAAPPPRRRFLRAWPPVLAGVLFLLAAAVVPTWVEGDVRQAWIRFALVGCAVVAEYGGAVWTGAGLWRIGSIPYWAERHALIILVGFGETIISIGLSQGVAVAQPLTPGVLVGVLFGVALAGALWWTYFDVARFAAEQALQRSTGERLTRLGRDAYSFRHLPMMAGLILVALGLKKALGELRVHSAESSPGLELLALYGGVVLYLVGLILFELRTLRILGRSPVLGIVLVAALVPVARHLPVLAELALLATATGAMALADVTVFRHRHRRLHARIGPTHEQGGVTPKELFFDLVFVYAFLQVAALMSDDPTGTGLVRGLLVLTVLWLAWCGYTWLTALVRAEIPAVRLTMVLVVALTTMITLAGPQAFNDALGGLSGPLVFVACYAAIRLLRLAVPWLVAARDATAPRPRFRDATPTLVALVLLLAAALVPQPVGDIRRPAAVQVWLWLAAIAVDMVGNGRFAVRRLRIGSAEHWTDRYGLIVIIGLGEAVISMGSAVTYTPISARIVVAVFLGTALLGCLWWVYFGRDNTEERRILAVTDGPARTRLARDAYTWLHLPMVAGIVLVSLGLRKTMSVLGSRGFFEWGAAPYPLGHWALFGGALLFLLSELAFRWRVTRRVRPARVVLALVVAVLLPLTTTAPALLALALLAGAGLALTGYEVARGRRSAAVRPVVPG from the coding sequence GTGGGCGGCCTCGGGCGGATCCAGCTGGCCGGCGACGGGAAGGGCGTCAGCCGGCTGGAGCTGTTCCTCGACCTCATCTTCGTCTTCGTCCTCCTCAACGTCACCGGGGTGACCGCCGAGCAGCTCAACCCGGCGGGCCTGCCGCGCGGCCTGCTCCTGCTGGTGCTGCTCTGGTGGTGCTGGGCGCCGTTCGCCTGGCTCGGCAACTCCGTCCGGTTCGACCGGGGTGCCATGCCGGTGGTGATGTTCGGGCTCAGTGCCACCCTGTTCGTGCTGGGGCTGACGGTCCGGGAGGCCTTCCTCGACCGGCCCGGCGGCCTGTCCGGGCCGGTGGTCTTCGCGCTCGGCTACGCCGTCGTACGGGTCACCCCGCTGGCGGTCGCCACCCGGGCCGCGCCGCCGCCGCGTCGGCGGTTCCTCCGTGCCTGGCCACCGGTGCTGGCCGGCGTGCTGTTCCTGCTCGCCGCCGCCGTGGTGCCCACCTGGGTGGAGGGCGACGTACGCCAGGCCTGGATCCGGTTCGCCCTGGTGGGCTGCGCGGTCGTCGCGGAGTACGGCGGGGCGGTCTGGACCGGCGCCGGGTTGTGGCGGATCGGTTCGATCCCGTACTGGGCGGAGCGGCACGCCTTGATCATCCTGGTCGGATTCGGCGAGACGATCATCTCGATCGGGCTGAGCCAGGGCGTCGCGGTGGCCCAACCGCTGACGCCGGGGGTGCTGGTCGGGGTGCTCTTCGGGGTGGCGCTCGCCGGCGCGCTCTGGTGGACGTACTTCGACGTCGCCCGGTTCGCCGCCGAGCAGGCGCTGCAGCGGTCCACCGGGGAACGGCTGACCCGACTCGGCCGGGACGCGTACAGCTTCCGGCACCTGCCCATGATGGCCGGGCTGATCCTGGTGGCGCTGGGCCTCAAGAAGGCGCTCGGCGAGCTGCGGGTGCACAGCGCCGAGTCCAGTCCCGGCCTCGAACTGCTGGCGCTCTACGGCGGGGTGGTGCTCTACCTGGTGGGGCTGATCCTGTTCGAACTCCGTACGCTGCGCATCCTCGGCCGATCCCCGGTCCTCGGCATCGTGCTGGTGGCGGCCCTCGTACCGGTCGCGCGGCACCTGCCGGTCCTCGCGGAACTGGCGCTGCTCGCCACCGCGACCGGCGCGATGGCACTGGCCGACGTGACCGTCTTCCGGCACCGGCACCGCCGGCTGCACGCCCGGATCGGGCCCACCCACGAGCAGGGCGGCGTGACGCCGAAGGAACTCTTCTTCGACCTGGTCTTCGTGTACGCGTTCCTCCAGGTGGCCGCGCTGATGTCGGACGACCCGACCGGCACCGGGCTGGTCCGGGGCCTGCTGGTGCTGACCGTGCTCTGGCTGGCCTGGTGCGGGTACACCTGGCTGACCGCGCTGGTCCGCGCCGAGATCCCGGCGGTCCGCCTCACCATGGTGCTGGTGGTCGCGCTGACCACGATGATCACGCTGGCCGGTCCGCAGGCGTTCAACGACGCCCTGGGTGGGCTCTCCGGGCCGCTGGTCTTCGTGGCCTGCTACGCGGCCATCCGGCTGCTCCGCCTCGCCGTGCCCTGGCTCGTCGCGGCGCGGGACGCGACCGCGCCCCGCCCCCGGTTCCGGGACGCCACGCCCACCCTGGTCGCGCTCGTCCTCCTGCTGGCCGCCGCACTGGTGCCGCAGCCGGTGGGCGACATCCGTCGGCCGGCGGCGGTGCAGGTGTGGCTCTGGCTGGCGGCGATCGCCGTCGACATGGTCGGTAACGGCAGGTTCGCGGTCCGCCGGCTGCGCATCGGGTCGGCCGAGCACTGGACCGACCGCTACGGCCTGATCGTCATCATCGGCCTGGGCGAGGCGGTGATCTCGATGGGCTCCGCGGTGACGTACACGCCGATCTCGGCGCGGATCGTGGTGGCGGTCTTCCTGGGCACCGCCCTGCTGGGCTGCCTCTGGTGGGTCTACTTCGGCCGGGACAACACGGAGGAGCGACGGATCCTCGCCGTCACCGACGGGCCGGCGCGGACCCGGCTGGCCCGCGACGCGTACACCTGGTTGCACCTGCCGATGGTGGCCGGCATCGTGCTGGTCTCGTTGGGGCTGCGCAAGACGATGTCGGTGCTGGGCAGCCGGGGCTTCTTCGAGTGGGGGGCGGCCCCGTACCCGCTCGGCCACTGGGCGCTGTTCGGCGGCGCGCTGCTCTTCCTGCTCAGTGAGCTGGCGTTCCGGTGGCGGGTGACCCGACGGGTACGGCCGGCCCGGGTGGTCCTCGCGCTGGTCGTCGCCGTCCTGCTGCCGCTGACCACGACGGCCCCGGCGCTGCTCGCGCTGGCCCTGCTCGCCGGGGCCGGCCTCGCGCTCACCGGGTACGAGGTGGCCCGGGGGCGCCGGTCCGCCGCGGTCCGGCCGGTCGTCCCCGGGTGA
- a CDS encoding GNAT family N-acetyltransferase — translation MPTDFSVKPTLTGERVLLRPFVDDDPAAFAAILADPEVGRLTGSPPDDGLDPVRLRAWYGTRNSQTDRLDLAVVDRATGACVGEVVLNEWDRHNRSCNFRTLIGASGRDRGLGTEAVRLVVGYGFEQLGLHRIGLEVFAFNPRARRVYEKVGFVAEGTLRQVLRDGDGWADATVMSILAPEWARHRGHPAG, via the coding sequence GTGCCGACCGACTTCTCCGTCAAGCCCACGCTCACCGGCGAGCGGGTGCTGCTCCGACCCTTCGTCGACGACGACCCCGCCGCCTTCGCGGCGATCCTGGCCGACCCGGAGGTCGGCCGGCTCACCGGCAGCCCGCCCGACGACGGGCTCGACCCGGTCCGGCTGCGCGCCTGGTACGGCACCCGCAACAGCCAGACCGACCGGCTCGACCTGGCCGTGGTGGACCGGGCCACCGGGGCCTGCGTCGGCGAGGTGGTCCTCAACGAGTGGGACCGGCACAACCGCAGCTGCAACTTCCGGACCCTGATCGGCGCGTCCGGGCGGGACCGCGGGCTCGGCACCGAGGCGGTCCGGCTGGTCGTCGGCTACGGCTTCGAGCAGCTCGGCCTGCACCGGATCGGGCTGGAGGTGTTCGCGTTCAACCCGCGCGCCCGCCGGGTGTACGAGAAGGTCGGGTTCGTGGCCGAGGGCACCCTGCGCCAGGTGCTGCGCGACGGCGACGGCTGGGCGGACGCCACCGTCATGTCGATCCTCGCCCCCGAGTGGGCGCGGCACCGGGGGCACCCGGCGGGCTGA
- a CDS encoding cellulose binding domain-containing protein — protein MLRTPLRAALTAAAALLPTLVLGLALVSAAPPAVAAPTPVRVMPLGDSITGSPGCWRSVLWNRLRSSGYSDVDFVGTLGPQGCALPYDGDNEGHGGYLVTNVANQNLLPGWLAATHPDVVLMHFGTNDVWSNIAPSTIVAAYSKLVDQMRAANPATAVLVARIIPMNPATCPECGQRVVALNAAIDGWAAGRTTAVSPVVVVDQWTGFDTATDTYDGVHPNAAGDQKMSDRWYPALTAALRRGTPTPTGTPTASPTASPSPTGGPTPTASPTVSPSPTGGCAATYRTAGEWPGGFQGEVTVANTGTAPISGWTVRFTLPEGSRITQAWGAELNQSGTTVTARNVSWNGVLAPAAQTTWGFLASGGPLITPLTCTAG, from the coding sequence ATGCTCCGTACCCCCCTGCGGGCCGCGCTGACCGCGGCCGCCGCCCTGCTGCCCACCCTCGTCCTCGGCCTCGCGCTGGTCTCCGCCGCGCCGCCGGCCGTCGCGGCGCCCACCCCGGTCCGCGTCATGCCGCTCGGCGACTCCATCACCGGGTCGCCCGGCTGCTGGCGTTCGGTGCTCTGGAACCGCCTCCGGTCCAGCGGCTACTCCGACGTGGACTTCGTCGGCACCCTCGGGCCGCAGGGCTGCGCACTGCCCTACGACGGCGACAACGAGGGGCACGGCGGCTACCTGGTGACCAACGTGGCCAACCAGAACCTGCTGCCCGGCTGGCTCGCCGCCACCCACCCGGACGTGGTGCTGATGCACTTCGGCACCAACGACGTGTGGAGCAACATCGCGCCGAGCACCATCGTGGCCGCGTACTCGAAGCTGGTGGACCAGATGCGGGCGGCCAACCCGGCGACCGCCGTGCTGGTCGCGAGGATCATCCCGATGAATCCCGCGACCTGCCCGGAGTGCGGGCAGCGGGTGGTCGCGTTGAACGCCGCGATCGACGGCTGGGCGGCGGGGCGGACCACGGCCGTCTCCCCGGTGGTGGTGGTCGACCAGTGGACCGGCTTCGACACCGCCACCGACACCTACGACGGGGTGCACCCGAACGCCGCCGGGGACCAGAAGATGTCCGACCGCTGGTATCCGGCGCTGACCGCCGCGTTGCGGCGCGGCACCCCGACGCCCACCGGCACCCCAACCGCCTCGCCCACGGCGAGCCCCAGCCCGACCGGCGGCCCGACCCCGACGGCGAGCCCGACCGTCAGCCCGAGCCCGACGGGCGGCTGCGCGGCCACCTACCGGACCGCCGGCGAGTGGCCGGGCGGCTTCCAGGGTGAGGTGACCGTCGCCAACACCGGCACCGCCCCGATCAGCGGCTGGACCGTGCGGTTCACCCTCCCCGAGGGTTCGCGGATCACTCAGGCCTGGGGGGCCGAGCTGAACCAGAGCGGCACCACGGTGACCGCCCGCAACGTCAGCTGGAACGGGGTGCTGGCCCCGGCCGCGCAGACCACCTGGGGCTTCCTGGCCAGCGGCGGCCCCCTCATCACGCCGCTCACCTGCACCGCAGGCTGA
- a CDS encoding barstar family protein: protein MTEARPWVRGELPWLRSGPLFRVHSAMVPTLDAYLQRWSYRRVRLDGRRMTSRVDAHTEIAHAFGFPGYYGKNWDAFNDCFGDYLLEHSGDLVAVLWTDLESAARAAPATTAEVAWALLMAAQGGMSPVDPAAAGPTLSMDVFVIGAGTDFDRER from the coding sequence ATGACCGAGGCACGGCCGTGGGTCCGGGGCGAACTCCCCTGGCTGCGTTCGGGACCGCTGTTCCGGGTGCACTCCGCGATGGTCCCGACACTCGACGCGTACCTGCAGCGGTGGTCGTACCGGCGGGTCCGGCTGGACGGCCGGCGGATGACGTCACGCGTCGACGCGCACACCGAGATCGCCCACGCGTTCGGCTTTCCCGGGTACTACGGGAAGAACTGGGACGCCTTCAACGACTGCTTCGGCGATTACCTCCTGGAGCACTCCGGGGACCTGGTCGCGGTCCTCTGGACCGACCTCGAGTCCGCCGCGCGGGCCGCCCCGGCGACCACGGCCGAGGTGGCGTGGGCGCTGCTGATGGCCGCCCAGGGCGGCATGTCCCCGGTTGATCCGGCCGCCGCCGGGCCAACCCTGTCGATGGACGTGTTCGTGATCGGCGCCGGCACGGACTTCGACCGCGAGCGGTGA
- a CDS encoding sensor histidine kinase, which translates to MPTEEPALTRIRVVRGMQLLTPLMLAWFVWAAATIDPGFGLSGKRLVVVLGSTAFVAGVFGRNATAEQPRRPAFVISVVLMLVGSVALVAVQPGGPGSVAVLVAVLCAATGLLPARVAVPALIGTFVLLEMVATITGQALGSLAVLAGFAVLFGLMYLAFRLAEAQRETQRLLAEREAGQAALAEAAGLAERQRLAREMHDVLAHSLSGLLLQLEGARMLLAEDPADPRLPAAVERAHHLGRTGLQEARRAIGMLRDDDLPGPDRLPKLAEQFALDQAVPCEFAVSGEPHPLGSQARLAIYRVAQEALTNVIKHAAPSRVTVQLTYEPAATRLTVEDFSDQPPVVPEDTDGYGLTGMRERAELLGGELSAGTTGHGFRVELVVPA; encoded by the coding sequence GTGCCGACCGAAGAGCCCGCACTCACCCGCATCCGGGTGGTCCGGGGGATGCAGCTTCTCACGCCGTTGATGCTGGCGTGGTTCGTCTGGGCGGCTGCGACCATCGATCCCGGATTCGGGCTGAGCGGGAAACGACTCGTGGTCGTCCTGGGCAGCACGGCGTTCGTGGCCGGGGTGTTCGGCCGCAACGCGACGGCCGAACAGCCGCGGCGGCCGGCGTTCGTGATTTCCGTGGTGCTGATGTTGGTCGGCTCGGTGGCGCTGGTGGCGGTGCAGCCGGGCGGGCCGGGCTCGGTCGCGGTGCTCGTGGCGGTGCTGTGCGCGGCGACCGGACTGCTGCCGGCCCGGGTGGCGGTGCCGGCTTTGATCGGGACGTTCGTGCTACTCGAGATGGTCGCCACAATCACCGGGCAGGCTCTCGGCTCGCTGGCCGTGCTCGCCGGGTTCGCCGTGCTGTTCGGGCTGATGTATCTGGCGTTCCGGCTCGCCGAGGCGCAGCGGGAGACGCAGCGGTTGCTGGCCGAGCGGGAGGCCGGCCAGGCGGCGCTGGCCGAGGCAGCCGGTCTGGCGGAGCGGCAACGACTGGCCCGCGAGATGCACGACGTGCTCGCACATTCGTTGTCCGGACTGTTGCTGCAGCTCGAGGGGGCCCGCATGCTGCTCGCCGAGGACCCGGCCGACCCGCGCCTGCCGGCCGCCGTGGAGCGCGCTCACCACCTCGGCCGGACCGGCCTGCAGGAGGCTCGCCGGGCGATCGGCATGCTGCGCGACGATGACCTGCCCGGCCCGGACCGGCTGCCGAAGCTGGCCGAGCAGTTCGCCCTGGATCAAGCAGTGCCGTGCGAGTTCGCGGTGTCCGGGGAGCCGCATCCGCTGGGATCGCAGGCGCGGCTGGCGATCTACCGAGTGGCCCAGGAGGCACTGACCAACGTGATCAAACACGCGGCACCGTCCCGGGTCACGGTCCAGCTGACGTACGAGCCGGCGGCCACCCGCCTGACCGTCGAGGACTTCTCCGACCAGCCACCGGTGGTTCCCGAGGACACCGACGGCTACGGATTGACCGGGATGCGCGAGCGGGCCGAACTGCTCGGCGGCGAGCTGTCGGCGGGCACGACCGGCCATGGATTCCGGGTCGAACTGGTGGTGCCGGCATGA
- a CDS encoding response regulator codes for MIRVLIADDQRVVREGLSMVLGLMKDVEVVGAAADGAEAVTLAQTARPDVVLMDLRMPRCDGVEATRRLRTEAPAVKVVVLTTYSDDRSVLEALRAGARGYLTKDASSEQIYQALRQVLDDHAVIDPAVQKHLIDAIASDPGPRPELPGGLTPREAEVLKLMADGLSNGEIAARLVVSEGTVKSHVNHLFAKIGARDRAQAVAFAFRHGIGVQG; via the coding sequence ATGATCCGGGTGTTGATCGCCGACGACCAGCGCGTCGTCCGGGAGGGCTTGAGCATGGTGCTCGGTCTGATGAAGGACGTCGAGGTGGTCGGCGCGGCCGCCGACGGCGCCGAAGCGGTCACCCTGGCGCAGACAGCGCGACCGGATGTCGTGCTCATGGACCTGCGGATGCCCCGGTGCGACGGCGTCGAGGCCACCCGCCGGCTGCGCACCGAGGCACCGGCCGTCAAGGTGGTGGTGCTGACCACCTACTCCGACGACCGCTCGGTGCTGGAAGCGCTGCGCGCCGGCGCCCGGGGCTACCTGACCAAGGACGCCAGCAGTGAACAGATCTACCAGGCGCTGCGGCAAGTTCTCGACGACCACGCCGTCATCGACCCGGCCGTACAGAAGCATCTGATCGACGCGATCGCGAGCGATCCGGGACCGCGGCCGGAGCTGCCGGGCGGACTGACGCCGCGCGAGGCCGAGGTGTTGAAGCTGATGGCCGATGGACTGTCCAACGGAGAGATCGCCGCCCGGCTCGTGGTCAGCGAGGGCACAGTGAAGAGTCACGTCAACCACCTGTTCGCCAAGATCGGCGCACGTGATCGGGCGCAGGCGGTCGCGTTCGCCTTCCGGCACGGGATCGGCGTCCAGGGGTAG
- a CDS encoding IS5 family transposase — protein MPALPSSLLEPVWVQLAALWPERPEFDSSHPLGCHRRRIPDRVVFEHVIAALVHGSGYERVASAACADRTIRRRLQAWAAAGLGEHVHELALDAYDRMIGLDLADVSADGAITKAPCGGDRADRSPVDRGKGGMKRSTGVDGYGIPIGIVGAPANRHDSPPLRDTFEQCSRQLRHHWPDQVTAHLDRGYDSTRTRELLDEIGFDAQIARKGVPAPIQIGQRWVVERTNSWMNGFGKIRRCTDRNAQIIDFYLHLAAAIVTIRQLIQRARTLYRWDTRPTTRRLK, from the coding sequence GTGCCTGCGCTGCCATCTTCGTTGCTCGAACCTGTCTGGGTCCAGCTCGCCGCGCTGTGGCCTGAACGACCCGAGTTCGATTCGTCGCATCCTCTGGGCTGCCACCGCCGCCGGATCCCGGACCGGGTGGTGTTCGAGCATGTCATCGCCGCTCTGGTGCACGGCTCCGGCTATGAACGCGTCGCGTCGGCTGCCTGTGCGGACCGAACCATCCGCCGCCGTCTGCAGGCGTGGGCCGCTGCCGGTCTCGGTGAACATGTCCATGAGCTGGCCCTGGATGCCTATGACCGGATGATCGGCCTGGACCTGGCCGACGTCAGCGCCGACGGCGCGATCACGAAAGCGCCGTGCGGCGGTGACCGGGCCGACCGGTCCCCGGTCGACCGGGGCAAAGGCGGGATGAAACGCTCGACCGGTGTGGACGGCTACGGCATCCCGATCGGCATCGTCGGCGCCCCGGCGAACCGGCACGACTCACCGCCACTGCGAGACACCTTCGAACAGTGCAGCCGCCAGCTACGCCATCACTGGCCTGACCAGGTCACCGCTCACCTCGACCGCGGCTACGACAGCACGCGCACCCGTGAACTACTCGATGAGATCGGCTTCGACGCGCAGATCGCCCGTAAGGGCGTGCCCGCCCCGATCCAGATCGGCCAGAGATGGGTAGTCGAGCGCACGAACTCGTGGATGAACGGCTTCGGCAAGATCCGCCGCTGCACCGACCGCAACGCCCAGATCATCGACTTCTACCTCCACCTGGCCGCCGCCATCGTCACGATCCGTCAACTCATCCAACGCGCCCGCACGCTCTACCGCTGGGACACCAGACCGACCACCCGCCGCCTCAAGTGA
- a CDS encoding type II toxin-antitoxin system Phd/YefM family antitoxin — translation MIRFLRPVSESTTGVRQAREKLPELLTSVASGNRMIHVTRRGERIAAIVSPDVAQKLLAVVGEGGPAIPGDLAGAITLTEMLLEEDEQRQPDVSALQAERHELSGAFITLVDIMLPSAILNRGRLRVTDDSGKVVETKLVADILVRKLYGNPEIQKMPLDCFPVVAGSIWAAQNGTAIGHRLQIPIEVSPIETVLWAFAVYELCRIINIIHGDGTAEALMYEVEESSRVALKGAGADPGHWGFWAPGQGMVFGDVTRFDE, via the coding sequence GTGATTCGCTTCTTGAGGCCTGTTTCAGAGAGCACAACGGGCGTTCGCCAGGCCCGGGAGAAGTTGCCTGAGTTGCTGACCTCCGTCGCGTCGGGAAACCGAATGATCCACGTGACCAGACGCGGAGAACGCATCGCGGCGATCGTCAGTCCCGATGTGGCCCAGAAGCTTCTGGCGGTCGTGGGTGAGGGCGGGCCAGCCATCCCCGGGGACCTGGCAGGGGCCATCACGCTGACAGAAATGCTGCTGGAGGAAGACGAGCAGCGTCAGCCCGACGTGAGCGCACTGCAGGCGGAGCGGCACGAGCTGAGTGGCGCATTCATCACGCTGGTCGACATCATGCTGCCCAGCGCCATCCTCAACCGTGGCAGATTGCGCGTGACGGATGACAGCGGGAAAGTGGTCGAGACGAAGCTCGTCGCGGACATCCTGGTGAGGAAACTCTACGGCAACCCGGAAATTCAGAAGATGCCCCTGGACTGCTTTCCCGTTGTTGCCGGCAGCATATGGGCCGCCCAGAATGGCACCGCCATCGGCCACCGGTTGCAGATCCCGATCGAAGTGTCCCCGATAGAGACGGTGTTATGGGCGTTCGCCGTGTACGAACTCTGCCGGATCATCAACATCATTCACGGGGACGGCACGGCGGAGGCGCTGATGTACGAGGTAGAAGAGTCCTCCCGAGTCGCCCTGAAAGGCGCGGGAGCCGATCCGGGTCACTGGGGTTTCTGGGCTCCCGGGCAGGGCATGGTCTTCGGCGACGTGACCCGGTTCGACGAATAA
- a CDS encoding 3-methyladenine DNA glycosylase, giving the protein MTAALAPAAALDAADWQARRRAHEERVDAWLTPHLARRRAGRKHPVEDFLFTYYSYRPAQLRRWHPGAGVTLRDADPAGFGPDYTATAAGLTVDTERVRARRAESIAWIRDLLVATAGRPAQLGCFGMHEWAMVYRQTQEQVRHNAWPLRLSPEATATVVEERGVRCSHFDAYRFFTAPARPLNVLTPTRESQSALEQPGCLHANMDLYKWAYKLSPLVPSELVADCFALAREIRTLDMRASPYDLAELGHPPVRVETPAGRAEYAQAQRSFAERAAPLRARLIAGCDRLLAAP; this is encoded by the coding sequence GTGACCGCCGCCCTCGCCCCCGCCGCCGCCCTCGACGCGGCCGACTGGCAGGCCCGGCGTCGGGCCCACGAGGAGCGCGTCGACGCCTGGCTGACCCCGCACCTGGCCCGCCGACGGGCCGGCCGCAAACACCCGGTGGAGGACTTCCTCTTCACCTACTACTCGTACCGGCCCGCCCAGCTGCGCCGCTGGCACCCCGGGGCGGGCGTGACGTTGCGCGACGCGGACCCGGCCGGGTTCGGCCCGGACTACACCGCCACCGCCGCCGGTCTCACCGTCGACACCGAACGGGTACGCGCCCGGCGCGCCGAGTCGATCGCCTGGATCCGGGACCTGCTGGTGGCTACCGCCGGCCGCCCGGCCCAGCTGGGCTGCTTCGGCATGCACGAGTGGGCGATGGTCTACCGGCAGACCCAGGAGCAGGTGCGGCACAACGCCTGGCCGCTGCGGCTGAGCCCGGAGGCGACCGCGACGGTGGTCGAGGAGCGTGGCGTGCGGTGCAGCCACTTCGACGCGTACCGGTTCTTCACCGCGCCGGCCCGGCCGCTGAACGTGCTCACCCCGACCCGGGAGAGCCAGTCCGCGCTGGAGCAGCCGGGCTGCCTGCACGCCAACATGGATCTCTACAAGTGGGCGTACAAGCTCTCCCCCCTGGTGCCGTCCGAGCTGGTGGCCGACTGCTTCGCGCTGGCCCGGGAGATCCGGACCCTGGACATGCGGGCCAGCCCGTACGACCTGGCCGAGCTGGGCCACCCGCCGGTGCGGGTGGAGACCCCGGCGGGCCGGGCCGAGTACGCGCAGGCCCAGCGCTCGTTCGCCGAGCGGGCCGCGCCGTTGCGGGCGCGCCTGATCGCCGGGTGCGACCGGCTCCTCGCCGCGCCGTAG